GTTCGACGGGGAGCGGATCATCGACTCCACCGGCGCGCTCTCCATTCCGCAGGTGCCGGAGCACCTGGTGGTGGTGGGTGGCGGCGTGATCGGGCTGGAGCTGGGGAGCGTGTGGCTCCGCTTGGGCGCCAAGGTGACCATCCTGGAGGCGATGCCCACCATCCTCCCGGGGATGGACGGCGAGGTGGTGAAGCAGGCGGACCGCATCTTCCGCAAGCAGGGCTTCGACATCCGCACCGGCTCGAAGGTCACCGGCGCGGAGCGGCAGGGCGAGAAGGTGATCGTCTCGGTCGAGGGCGCGGAGCCGCTGGAGGCGGACTACCTGCTGGTGTCCGTGGGGCGGCGCGCGTACACGCAGGCGATGGGCTTCGAGGAGGCGGGGATCCGCCTGGAGCGCGGCGTCGTCCAGGTGGACGAGCGCTACCACACGGGCGTGGGGAACGTGTACGCCATCGGCGACGCCATCGGCGGGCGGATGCTGGCGCACAAGGCGGAGGAGGAGGGCGTGGCGGCGGTGGAGTGGATCGCCGGCAAGCACGGCCACGTCAACTACGACGCCGTGGCGAACGTGGTCTACACCTGGCCGGAGATCGCATCTGTCGGGGCCACGGAGGAGGAGCTGAAGGAGCGCGGGGTGGAGTACAGGGCCGGGAAGTTCCCCTGGGCCGCCAACGGGCGCGCCAAGGCCATGGGGGAGGCGGACGGCTTCGTGAAGGTGCTCGCCGACGCGAAGACGGACCGCCTGCTCGGGCTGCACATCCTGGGGCCCCGCGCCTCGGACCTGATCGCCGAGGCCGCGCTGGCGATGGAGTTCGAGGGCTCGGCGGAGGACATCGGGCGCTCGGTGCACGCGCACCCGACGCTGCCGGAGGCGGTGAAGGAGGCCGCCCTCGCGGTGGCTGGGCGGGCGATCCACGTCTGAGGAACCGCCGGGATCGGGACGGCGGTACGGAACGACAGCCCCGAAAACGCGGCAGCGCCCTCACCCGGAACGTCGGGTGAGGGCGCTTTCGTCGAAAACCCTTGACGGTCGGTTGTCTAAACTGTAGCGTACATTTGACGACTATGCTGTAGAGGTAATATCTGTCCCGCTCGCTCCCTCCCGAGCGGAACGGCTGCAACCGCTCCCACGTCGACCGCACGATCCCCGCTCGCCCCGAGAGCCCCGGCTCGGCGCGCGTTCGATCCCCTCCGGGGCTTACCCGAGATTGGAGCTACACCGATGAGGAAACGCAGTATCGGATCCAGGCTGTTGCTGGGGCTCGCGCTGCTGGCCGCAGGCGCCTGTTCCGACGATCCCACCTCGCCCTCCAGGGCGCCCGAGGAGCCCACCCCCTCGGTCGTGCAGGGCCAGGACCGCACCATCCCGGGCCAGTACGTGATCGTCTTCAAGGACGAGGCGAGCGACGTGCGGGGGCTCGCCCGCGCCATGGCCGCGGCGCCGAAGGACTCGGTGCTCTTCATCTACGAGCACACCATCAAGGGATTCGCGGCGCGCCTGGCGCCCGCCTCGGTCGAGGCGGTGAAGCAGCACCCGATGGTGGACCGGGTCACGCCGGACGAGTACGGCATCATGGACCAGTCGGCGGGCACGTGGGGCCTGGACCGGATCGACCAGCGCCACCTTCCGCTGAACGGGATCTACGGGCCCAACCGTGACGGGACCGGGGTGAACATCTACATCATCGACAGCGGGATCCGGAAGAGCCACTCCGAGTTCGGCTTCGGCGTGCGCGCGCGGCACGGCTACACCGTGATCAACGATGGGCGTGGCTCCGAGGACTGCAACGGCCACGGCACCCACGTGGCGGGGACCGCGGCCGGCACCACCTACGGCGTCGCCAAGAACGCCACGGTCTGGGCGGTCCGCATCGGCGACTGCAATGGGGGCGCCACGGTGAGCGGCGTGATCAGCGCGATCGACTGGGTGAAGGCGTACCGCACCCTCCCCGCGGTGGCGAACCTGAGCTACAGCTGGTCGGCGCGGACCGACATCGATGACGCGGTGCAGCGCGCGATCGCCGCCGGCGTCACCTTCGTGACCTCCGCCGGGAACGCCAACGCCAACGCCTGCAACTACTCTCCCAACAGGAAGTCCAACGTCCTCACCGTCGGTGCCACGCAGAGCAACGACTGGCGGGCATCGTACTCCAACTGGGGGTCATGCGTGAAGCTGTTCGCGCCGGGGAGCGGCATCACCTCCTCGTGGTACACCGGGGACTACGCCACCAACACGATCGACGGGACCTCCATGTCCTCGCCGCACGTGGCCGGGGTGGCCGCCCTCTACCTGCAGGGCGATCCTTCCGCTGCCCCGTGGAAGGTGCAGGACGCGGTGGTGAGCTCGGCCACGGCCGGAGTCGTGCTCGACCCCAAGGGCTCGCCGAACCGCCTGCTCTACGCGTTCCCGGTGTACTTCAGCGTCTACGTGGACGGGCCGAGCTCGATCTCCTTCACGGGCGACCATACCTGGGAGGCGTTCCCCTCGGGCGGCGACGGGACCTACACGTACCAGTGGAGCGTCTACTACTACCAGTTGGGATACACCCAGAACCTGGGGACCGGGAAGACGCAGACGCTCTACGTCTACCAGGGCGACGGCGACTTCGACATCATGGTGACCGCGACCTCCGCGGGACAGACCAAGAGCTCCTCCATGTACGTCTACAATGGCGGCTCGGGGGGCGGCGGCCCCTGTGATCCGTTCACCATCTGCCCCTAGCCGTAGGCCGGGCGCCGCACGCATGACGAACCGGGGCGGGCCGGAGGTCCCGACGTGTGACCTTCCGCCGCCCCGGCTCGTCCACTTTACGGACCGGGCAAAGTTTGTCCGGATCCGACCCCACACAACCGATCAACCCGGAACCCGGAGGCGCTCCCATGTACCAGGCGGTCCGCTCCCCCGCAGTCTTCGCTGCCGTTGCCCTGCTGGCCTGGGGCTGCAGCGAGCCCACCGCACCCGCGGGCAAGCGGGTCGTCGGGATCCTGGAGTGGATCCAGGACGCGCCCCGCGCGAGCCTGGCGGCGCTCCCGGAGACCGACCCCGGCGCGACGGTGCTCGTCGCCCCCGACACGGTCCAGGCAGGCGTCCCCTTCACCGCCACGGTCACGACCATCGGCCCGTCGATCTGCTGGAAGGCGGACGGCGCCGAGGTGAGGGCCGAGGCGGCCGCCGCGGTGGTCACCCCGTACGACCTGACGGCGGAGAGCGAG
This genomic stretch from Longimicrobiaceae bacterium harbors:
- the lpdA gene encoding dihydrolipoyl dehydrogenase produces the protein MADEQTFDLVVLGGGPGGYVAAIRGAQLGMKTACIEKEPALGGTCLRVGCIPSKALLDSSELYEQIRHKAEAHGIRVDGAAVDVPAMLRRKDGVVKGLTDGVAYLFKKNKVEWIRGFGRLTSPETIEVEGEGGTQTVRAKSVILAPGSVPVELPFLKFDGERIIDSTGALSIPQVPEHLVVVGGGVIGLELGSVWLRLGAKVTILEAMPTILPGMDGEVVKQADRIFRKQGFDIRTGSKVTGAERQGEKVIVSVEGAEPLEADYLLVSVGRRAYTQAMGFEEAGIRLERGVVQVDERYHTGVGNVYAIGDAIGGRMLAHKAEEEGVAAVEWIAGKHGHVNYDAVANVVYTWPEIASVGATEEELKERGVEYRAGKFPWAANGRAKAMGEADGFVKVLADAKTDRLLGLHILGPRASDLIAEAALAMEFEGSAEDIGRSVHAHPTLPEAVKEAALAVAGRAIHV
- a CDS encoding S8 family peptidase, producing MRKRSIGSRLLLGLALLAAGACSDDPTSPSRAPEEPTPSVVQGQDRTIPGQYVIVFKDEASDVRGLARAMAAAPKDSVLFIYEHTIKGFAARLAPASVEAVKQHPMVDRVTPDEYGIMDQSAGTWGLDRIDQRHLPLNGIYGPNRDGTGVNIYIIDSGIRKSHSEFGFGVRARHGYTVINDGRGSEDCNGHGTHVAGTAAGTTYGVAKNATVWAVRIGDCNGGATVSGVISAIDWVKAYRTLPAVANLSYSWSARTDIDDAVQRAIAAGVTFVTSAGNANANACNYSPNRKSNVLTVGATQSNDWRASYSNWGSCVKLFAPGSGITSSWYTGDYATNTIDGTSMSSPHVAGVAALYLQGDPSAAPWKVQDAVVSSATAGVVLDPKGSPNRLLYAFPVYFSVYVDGPSSISFTGDHTWEAFPSGGDGTYTYQWSVYYYQLGYTQNLGTGKTQTLYVYQGDGDFDIMVTATSAGQTKSSSMYVYNGGSGGGGPCDPFTICP